In Aegilops tauschii subsp. strangulata cultivar AL8/78 chromosome 3, Aet v6.0, whole genome shotgun sequence, one genomic interval encodes:
- the LOC109738857 gene encoding uncharacterized protein, producing MPPEQLQPSQPFSGVGGGPSDSLGQIRLPVTFRTRDNFRTELVNFDIARIGLSHNAILGYPALAQFMAATHPGYNLMKMPGSGGVLTVAGDTKEAFLVLKFALKLGRNAEAYVDDIMVKSREAKTLIQDLEETFTCLREVDLQLNPEKCVFGVPSGKLLGFLVSHKGIKANPEKVKLMKKKGPFEWTPEADEVFQDLHRYLNSPPVMVAPRRLKPPVLYLAATPYSASAALVAVREERRVKAALCPATAPAMAAQDQEGLAKATASADGVQPQQEDAPRTEEVTPGHPIKVVSAYPLERVLRSPNSARRVTEWNIELQAFQLEFSTTRVIKGAALADFVAEWTEAPGLEAGKDRWLSPGSEAPNGWVMYFDGAFSRHGAGASAVLVSPTQDKLYYAVQLYFQQGEKVSNNIAEYEGLIAGLRAAATLGVKRLIVKGDSKLPVNFSKKVYEPRDEHMEVYLAEVCKMEKQFLGLELQHVPRGTNQQADDIARRASRRLLQEPGVFEERLFKPSAAPLLSSTTQPREQLPQPPASGAPACGLASGARLLLALEPQEGCWTAELKDYLTQGTLLEKDEDAERIHQPAQGLQTIPLSRLFAVWGLDILGPFPWAPGGYRYLYVASDKFTKWAEVEAVCAIPDGSAVKFIKGLICYASVARPRSNGQAECANAEWRVHRQQRLRARANVCQPRARATLPAAEIFTATQEALLQQPSAWSQSPPGAPAGSSLAKKRGSSSQLPVGSVDHTTNSGSTSAE from the exons ATGCCGCCAGAGCAGCTCCAACCCAGCCAGCCCTTCTCGGGCGTCGGAGGTGGTCCCTCCGACTccttggggcagatccgcctcccggTGACCTTCAGAACCCGCGACAACTTCCGCACGGAGCTGGTCAActttgacatcgcccgcatcggcctctcGCACAACGCCATCCTGGGGTACCCCGCCTTGGCCCAGTTCATGGCCGCGACCCATCCGGGCtataacctcatgaagatgcccgggagtGGCGGCGTCCTCACCGTGGCCGGAGATACCAAAGAAGCTTTCCTGGTGCTCAAGTTCGCCCTCAAG ctcgggagaaacgccGAGGCCTATGTCGATGACATcatggtgaagtctcgggaggccaAGACCCTGATACAAGACCTGGAAGAAACCTTCACGTGCCTTCGTGAAGTGGACCTgcagctcaacccagagaagtgcgtgtttggcgttCCTTCCGGCAAGCTTCTGGGCTTCCTCGTCTCCCACAAAGGAATCAAggccaacccagagaaggtcaag ctgatgaagaagaagggcccgtttgAATGGACACCGGAGGCTGATGAAGTGTTTCAAGACCTCCATAGGTATCTGAACAGCCCTCCTGTGATGGTGGCGCCACGCCGCCTCAAGCCCCCGGTACTCTACCTCGCCGCCACGCcctactccgccagcgcagctctcgtggcggttcgggaagagcgccGGGTCAAGGCTGCGTTGTGCCCAGCCACGGCCCCAGCCATGGCGGCACAAGACCAAGAAGGCCTCGCGAAGGCCACGGCCTCGGCAGATGGAGTCCAGCCTCAGCAGGAAGACGCCCCTAGGACTGAAGAGGTCACGCCAG GTCACCCCATCAaagtcgtctcggcctacccgttggaaagggtactcaggagccccaatTCAGCCAGAAGAGTCactgaatggaacatcgagctgcaagcgttCCAGCTGGaattcagcacaaccagggtcatcaagggagctgcCCTTGCAGATTTTGTGGCGGAGTGGACAGAGGCGCCAGGGCTCGAAGCAGGCAAAGATCGGTGGCTTTCCCCAGGAAGCGAAGCACCaaacggctgggtcatgtacttcgatggagCATTCTCGCGACACGGCGCGGGAGCCAGCGCAGTGCTCGTATcccccactcaggacaagctctattACGCCGTGCAACTCTATTTCCAGCAGGGCGAAAAGGTTTCCAACAACATAGCAGAATACGAGGGCCTCATAGCCGGCTTAAGGGCCGCGGCCACACTGGGGGTAAAGCGCCTCATCGTCAAGGGGGACTCAAAGCTCCCCGTCAACTTCTCCAAAAAAGTATACGAGCCcagggacgagcacatggaggtgTATCTTGCAGAAGTGtgcaagatggaaaagcagtttctggggctggagctgcagcacgtgcctcGCGGCACCAACCAGCAGGCTGATGACATCGCCAGGAGGGCATCGAGGCGGCTGCTTCAGGAGCCTGGCGTTTTCGAGGAGCGACTCTTCAAGCCCTCAGCAGCACCGTTGCTATCAAGCACAACGCAGCCTCGGGAGCAACTCCCCCAACCGCCCGCCTCAGGAGCTCCGGCCTGTGGCCTGGCCTCAGGAGCACGCTTGCTCCTGGCGCTGGAGCCTCAGGAAGGATGCTGGACCGCGGAGCTCAAGGATTACCTGACGCAAGGGACTCTACTAGAGAAGGATGAGGATGCGGAACGC AttcatcagccagctcagggcttGCAGACCATTCCACTCTCAAGGCTGTTCGcggtttgggggctggacatcctaGGCCCGTTTCCTTGGGCGCCAGGGGGCTatcgctacctctacgtcgccagcgacaagttcaccaagtgggcagagGTGGAAGCTGTCTGCGCCATTCCGGATGGCTccgcagtcaagttcatcaagggcctc atatgctacgcctcGGTGGCACGCCCTcggagcaatggccaggctgagtgcgccaacgcagag tggagggtgcaccgccagCAAAGGctgcgcgcgcgggcaaacgtctgccaaccgcgggccagggCCACGCTCCCGGCGGCGGAGATCTTCACCGCGACCCAGgaggccctgctgcagcagccgtccgcctggaGCCAGAGCCCGCCGGGGGCACCGGCCGGCAGTTCGCTGGCGAAGAAGAGGGGAAGCTCGAGCCAGTTGCCGGTTGGATCCGTCGACCACACGacaaactccggcagcacctctgccGAGTGA